From Streptomyces sp. TLI_235, a single genomic window includes:
- a CDS encoding putative NBD/HSP70 family sugar kinase — translation MLSLVASPAFGRAPQPAEGGGAGAVLRSVLARGALTRPAVGRTTGLSAAAVSRHTADLIALGLLRELPPPDGPPRAGRPRLPLDIDTRHHLACGVHIGVPWLTFALLDLRGRVVAHERLPRHGDAAAVLRTIRTHLPSFTARRAAGRSLLGVGVVTGGWVDSERGVVVEHAPLGWHDVPVRDLLSGVTRLPVHVDSHARALARAELLFGAGRGATELVQLFVGNVVDAAIATGGGVLQGRRSRAGDIGHLPVPGSTEPCPCGRTGCLQATVSDRALVRRAHRLGVVPQPDLDLLLTRAAAGHRPVLELFEERLRLIAPAAALLLDVLNPEVLVVSEAGLAVSPHLAEVLHQQVLAHARPEPGQLVTAGSFGLDLLAVAAGAGVLDSAYRRPMELRTARAS, via the coding sequence ATGCTCTCCCTGGTCGCATCCCCCGCGTTCGGCCGAGCCCCGCAGCCCGCCGAGGGCGGCGGCGCGGGCGCGGTGCTGCGCAGCGTCCTGGCGCGCGGCGCGCTGACCCGCCCCGCGGTCGGCCGGACCACCGGACTCAGCGCCGCCGCCGTCTCCCGCCACACCGCCGACCTCATCGCCCTCGGCCTGCTGCGCGAACTTCCGCCACCCGACGGCCCGCCCCGGGCCGGCCGGCCCCGGCTGCCGCTCGACATCGACACCCGCCACCACCTCGCCTGCGGCGTCCACATCGGCGTGCCGTGGCTCACCTTCGCCCTGCTCGACCTGCGTGGCCGGGTCGTCGCCCACGAACGCCTCCCCCGGCACGGCGACGCCGCCGCCGTACTCCGCACCATCCGCACCCACCTGCCCTCCTTCACCGCCCGCCGCGCCGCCGGACGGTCCCTGCTCGGCGTCGGCGTGGTCACCGGCGGCTGGGTCGACTCCGAGCGCGGCGTCGTCGTCGAGCACGCCCCGCTCGGCTGGCACGACGTCCCGGTCCGCGACCTGCTCTCCGGGGTGACCCGACTGCCCGTGCACGTCGACAGCCACGCCCGCGCCCTCGCCCGGGCCGAACTGCTCTTCGGTGCCGGCCGGGGCGCCACCGAACTCGTCCAGCTCTTCGTCGGCAACGTCGTCGACGCCGCCATCGCCACCGGCGGCGGCGTCCTGCAGGGCCGGCGCTCCCGGGCCGGCGACATCGGCCACCTGCCCGTGCCCGGCTCCACCGAGCCCTGCCCCTGCGGCCGCACCGGGTGCCTCCAGGCCACCGTCTCCGACCGCGCCCTCGTCCGCCGCGCCCACCGGCTCGGCGTCGTCCCCCAGCCCGACCTCGACCTGCTGCTGACCCGCGCCGCCGCCGGCCACCGCCCCGTCCTGGAGCTCTTCGAGGAGCGGCTGCGGCTGATCGCGCCCGCCGCCGCCCTGCTGCTCGACGTCCTCAACCCGGAGGTGCTCGTCGTCAGCGAGGCCGGGCTCGCCGTCTCCCCGCACCTCGCGGAGGTCCTCCACCAGCAGGTGCTCGCGCACGCCCGGCCCGAACCCGGCCAGCTGGTCACCGCAGGCTCCTTCGGACTGGACCTGCTGGCCGTCGCCGCCGGCGCCGGGGTCCTCGACAGCGCGTACCGGCGGCCGATGGAGCTGCGCACCGCCCGGGCCTCCTGA
- a CDS encoding FMN-dependent oxidoreductase (nitrilotriacetate monooxygenase family), translating into MPENDRQLHFNLFLMGVGHHEAAWRHPRTDPTQAADIGHFQNLARQAEAASFDSVFLADGVEARSDGGWGLISHFEPFTLLTALAVVTERIGLIGTVSTGFSEPYNLARQFASLDHISRGRAGWNIVTSAGDRAAQNFGRSANTEHAVRYERADEFLDVVTALWDSWEDGALLLDRATGSFADPDRVHEIDHAGPHFRVRGPLNIPRSPQGHPLLVQAGSSDSGRAFAARWAEAVFTAQQTLEAGRSFYADLKRQAAAAGRDPQQIKILPGVVPVIGSTEAEARRLDEELDALISPARAVSVLSGVLGLDLTDHPLDAPLPPLPPVTEINGAKSRFELVRDLAERDGLTLRQLIGRLGGGRGHQVAVGTPEQIADHIETWFTQGAADGFNVMPPILPDGLTDFVEQVLPILRKRGLFREGYTGRTLRDHYGLPRPTGRWSTAA; encoded by the coding sequence ATGCCCGAGAACGACCGCCAGCTGCACTTCAACCTCTTCCTCATGGGCGTCGGCCACCACGAGGCCGCCTGGCGCCACCCCCGGACCGACCCGACGCAGGCCGCCGACATCGGCCACTTCCAGAACCTCGCCCGGCAGGCCGAGGCCGCCTCCTTCGACTCGGTCTTCCTCGCCGACGGCGTCGAGGCCCGATCGGACGGCGGCTGGGGCCTGATCAGCCACTTCGAACCGTTCACGCTGCTCACCGCGCTCGCCGTCGTCACCGAGCGGATCGGCCTCATCGGCACCGTCTCCACCGGCTTCTCCGAGCCCTACAACCTCGCCCGGCAGTTCGCCTCGCTCGACCACATCAGCCGCGGCCGGGCCGGCTGGAACATCGTCACCTCGGCCGGCGACCGCGCCGCCCAGAACTTCGGGCGCAGCGCCAACACCGAGCACGCCGTCCGCTACGAACGGGCCGACGAGTTCCTCGACGTCGTCACCGCGCTCTGGGACAGCTGGGAGGACGGCGCGCTCCTCCTCGACCGTGCCACCGGCTCCTTCGCCGACCCCGACCGGGTGCACGAGATCGACCACGCCGGCCCGCACTTCCGCGTCCGCGGCCCGCTCAACATCCCGCGCAGCCCGCAGGGCCACCCGCTGCTCGTCCAGGCCGGCTCCTCCGACAGCGGCCGCGCCTTCGCCGCCCGCTGGGCCGAGGCCGTGTTCACCGCGCAGCAGACCCTGGAGGCGGGCCGGTCCTTCTACGCCGACCTCAAGCGGCAGGCCGCCGCAGCCGGCCGCGACCCGCAGCAGATCAAGATCCTTCCCGGCGTCGTGCCCGTGATCGGCTCCACCGAGGCCGAGGCCCGCCGGCTCGACGAGGAACTCGACGCCCTGATCAGCCCCGCCCGCGCCGTCTCCGTGCTCTCCGGGGTCCTCGGCCTCGACCTCACCGACCACCCGCTGGACGCCCCGCTGCCCCCGCTGCCTCCGGTCACCGAGATCAACGGCGCCAAGAGCCGCTTCGAACTCGTCCGCGACCTCGCCGAACGCGACGGGCTGACTCTGCGGCAGCTGATCGGCCGACTCGGCGGCGGCCGCGGCCACCAGGTCGCCGTCGGCACCCCCGAGCAGATCGCCGACCACATCGAGACCTGGTTCACCCAGGGCGCCGCGGACGGCTTCAACGTGATGCCGCCGATCCTGCCCGACGGCCTCACCGACTTCGTCGAGCAGGTCCTGCCGATCCTCCGCAAGCGCGGCCTCTTCCGCGAGGGCTACACCGGCCGCACCCTCCGCGACCACTACGGGCTCCCCCGCCCCACCGGCCGCTGGTCCACCGCCGCCTGA
- a CDS encoding NAD-dependent dihydropyrimidine dehydrogenase PreA subunit yields the protein MIELVSAARCIACDKCIKVCPTDVFDRGEDGIPVIARQDDCQTCFHCEANCPVDALYVDPRTRPLPGPHDEDALADAGLLGSYRARIGWGHGRTPGAQLAIGPAFGTAPITS from the coding sequence GTGATCGAACTGGTCTCCGCCGCCCGCTGCATCGCCTGCGACAAGTGCATCAAGGTCTGTCCGACCGACGTCTTCGACCGCGGCGAGGACGGCATCCCCGTGATCGCCCGGCAGGACGACTGCCAGACCTGCTTCCACTGCGAGGCCAACTGCCCCGTCGACGCCCTGTACGTCGACCCGCGCACCCGGCCACTGCCCGGCCCGCACGACGAGGACGCACTCGCCGACGCCGGCCTCCTCGGCAGCTACCGGGCCCGCATCGGCTGGGGCCACGGCCGCACCCCCGGCGCGCAGCTCGCCATCGGCCCCGCCTTCGGGACCGCACCCATCACCTCCTGA
- a CDS encoding trk system potassium uptake protein TrkA produces MRVAIAGAGAVGRSIAGELLENGHDVLLIDKNPNSISVERVPMAEWLLADACEITSLDEAALQRCHVVIAATGDDKVNLVVSLLAKTEYGVPRVVARVNNPKNEWLFNESWGVDVAVSTPRLMSALVEEAVSVGDLVRLMRFSQGNANLVELTLAADTELVGTRVADVPWPVDTALVTIIREGRVLVPGKDDTLEAGDELLFVAAQEREEELEGLLSAGSGAQ; encoded by the coding sequence ATGCGAGTCGCCATTGCCGGGGCCGGTGCGGTCGGCCGCTCGATCGCGGGCGAGCTGCTGGAGAACGGCCACGACGTCCTCCTGATCGACAAGAACCCGAACTCGATCTCGGTCGAGCGGGTGCCGATGGCCGAATGGCTGCTGGCCGACGCCTGCGAGATCACCTCGCTGGACGAGGCCGCCCTGCAGCGCTGCCACGTGGTGATCGCCGCGACCGGCGACGACAAGGTCAACCTGGTCGTCTCGCTGCTCGCGAAGACCGAGTACGGCGTGCCGCGGGTGGTCGCCCGGGTCAACAACCCGAAGAACGAGTGGCTCTTCAACGAGTCCTGGGGCGTGGACGTCGCCGTCTCCACCCCGCGCCTGATGTCGGCGCTGGTCGAGGAGGCCGTCAGCGTCGGCGACCTCGTCCGGCTGATGCGCTTCAGCCAGGGCAACGCCAACCTGGTCGAGCTGACCCTCGCCGCGGACACCGAGCTGGTCGGCACGCGGGTCGCCGACGTGCCGTGGCCGGTGGACACCGCCCTGGTGACGATCATCCGCGAGGGCCGGGTGCTGGTGCCGGGCAAGGACGACACCCTGGAGGCCGGCGACGAGCTGCTGTTCGTGGCCGCCCAGGAGCGTGAGGAGGAGCTGGAGGGCCTGCTGTCGGCGGGCTCCGGCGCCCAGTAG
- a CDS encoding amino acid/polyamine/organocation transporter (APC superfamily), with product MPADLPKRILIGRALRSDKLGETLLPKRIALPVFASDALSSVAYAPEEILLTLSVAGASAIHFSWQIGVVVAIVMLAVVASYRQNVHAYPSGGGDYEVATVNHGPNSGLVVASALLVDYVLTVAVSTTSGVANVVSAVPALRGHELPLSIIVVILLMGMNLRGVRESGSAFAVPTYAFMIGVMGMVAWGAIRSALGQTMNAESAGFHLEATPGNGSLAGFAMVFLLLRAFSSGCAALTGVEAISNGVPAFRKPKSKNAATTLLLMASVAVVMFMGIIWLARLTHVQMAEDPAQQLVGAAPDYHQKTALAQISEAVFSNFTPGFYFVAAVTGLILVLAANTAFNGFPVLGSILAQDRYLPRQLHTRGDRLAFSNGIILLAGVAILFIIAFDADPTRLIQLYIVGVFVSFNMSQSGMIRHWTRLLRTETDPKKRSHMQRSRAINTFGLVMTTAVLIVVLATKISHAWIAIATMVVLFVMMKAIRSHYERVSAELVAAEEPEDVAPPTRVHAIVLVSKLHKPALRALAYARLARAHTLEAVTVNVDPADTEALRQDWDARGIDVPLKVLDSPFREITGPVLDYVKNLRRNSPRDVVSVYIPEYVVGHWYEHLLHNQSALRLKGRLLFKPGVMVTSVPWQLESSERRKPQKAWSAPGAVRRGEPRHQGNRPFETSDTTRTGSKDGSS from the coding sequence ATGCCTGCCGATCTCCCGAAACGCATCCTGATCGGGCGAGCGCTCCGCAGCGACAAGCTGGGGGAGACGCTCCTGCCCAAGCGGATCGCGCTGCCCGTGTTCGCCTCGGACGCGCTGTCCTCCGTCGCCTACGCCCCCGAGGAGATCCTCCTCACGCTGTCAGTCGCCGGGGCCTCGGCGATCCACTTCTCGTGGCAGATCGGCGTCGTCGTCGCCATCGTGATGCTCGCGGTGGTCGCCTCGTACCGGCAGAACGTGCACGCCTATCCCAGCGGCGGCGGCGACTACGAGGTCGCCACCGTCAACCACGGCCCCAACTCCGGCCTGGTCGTGGCGAGCGCCCTGCTCGTCGACTACGTGCTCACCGTGGCTGTGTCCACCACCTCGGGCGTCGCCAACGTCGTCTCCGCGGTGCCCGCGCTGCGCGGCCACGAACTGCCGCTGTCGATCATCGTGGTCATCCTGCTCATGGGCATGAACCTGCGCGGCGTGCGCGAGTCCGGCAGCGCCTTCGCCGTCCCCACCTACGCCTTCATGATCGGCGTGATGGGCATGGTGGCCTGGGGGGCGATCCGCTCCGCCCTCGGCCAGACGATGAACGCCGAGAGCGCCGGCTTCCACCTGGAGGCCACGCCCGGCAACGGCTCGCTGGCCGGCTTCGCGATGGTCTTCCTCCTGCTGCGAGCCTTCTCCTCCGGCTGTGCCGCGCTCACCGGTGTCGAGGCGATCTCCAACGGCGTCCCGGCCTTCCGCAAGCCGAAGAGCAAGAACGCCGCCACCACCCTGCTGCTGATGGCCTCCGTCGCCGTCGTGATGTTCATGGGCATCATCTGGCTGGCCCGCCTCACCCACGTGCAGATGGCCGAGGACCCGGCCCAGCAACTCGTCGGCGCCGCCCCCGACTACCACCAGAAGACCGCGCTGGCCCAGATCAGCGAGGCCGTGTTCTCCAACTTCACGCCCGGCTTCTACTTCGTCGCCGCCGTGACCGGCCTGATCCTGGTGCTCGCCGCCAACACCGCCTTCAACGGCTTCCCGGTGCTCGGCTCGATCCTCGCCCAGGACCGCTACCTGCCCCGTCAGCTGCACACCCGCGGCGACCGTCTGGCCTTCTCCAACGGCATCATCCTGCTGGCCGGTGTGGCGATCCTCTTCATCATCGCCTTCGACGCCGACCCGACCCGGCTGATCCAGCTCTACATCGTCGGCGTCTTCGTCTCCTTCAACATGAGCCAGTCCGGCATGATCCGGCACTGGACCCGCCTGCTGCGCACCGAGACCGACCCGAAGAAGCGCTCGCACATGCAGCGCAGTCGGGCCATCAACACCTTCGGCCTGGTGATGACCACGGCCGTGCTCATCGTCGTCCTCGCCACCAAGATCAGCCACGCCTGGATCGCCATCGCGACCATGGTCGTGCTCTTCGTGATGATGAAGGCGATCCGCAGCCACTACGAGCGGGTCTCCGCCGAGCTGGTCGCCGCCGAGGAGCCCGAGGACGTCGCCCCGCCCACCCGGGTGCACGCCATCGTCCTGGTCTCCAAGCTGCACAAGCCCGCGCTGCGCGCCCTCGCGTACGCCCGGCTGGCGCGCGCGCACACCCTGGAGGCCGTCACCGTCAACGTGGACCCGGCCGACACCGAGGCGCTGCGGCAGGACTGGGACGCCCGCGGCATCGACGTCCCGCTGAAGGTCCTCGACTCGCCGTTCCGCGAGATCACCGGCCCCGTCCTCGACTACGTCAAGAACCTGCGCCGCAACAGCCCGCGCGACGTCGTCTCCGTCTACATCCCGGAGTACGTGGTCGGCCACTGGTACGAGCATCTGCTGCACAACCAGAGTGCGCTGCGCCTCAAGGGTCGACTGCTGTTCAAGCCCGGCGTGATGGTGACGTCCGTACCCTGGCAGTTGGAGTCCTCCGAGCGGCGCAAGCCGCAGAAGGCCTGGTCCGCCCCCGGCGCCGTGCGCCGCGGCGAGCCCCGCCACCAGGGCAACCGGCCCTTCGAGACCTCCGACACCACCCGGACCGGCAGCAAGGACGGATCATCGTGA
- a CDS encoding HicB-like protein involved in pilus formation, which yields MAKKQLNVRVDATTAEMARERAEQQGISMNQYIERLVQQDMGEAGRLFVDTAAQFMKEYETAFLAEFAEPGAQDVRR from the coding sequence ATGGCCAAGAAACAACTCAACGTCCGGGTGGACGCAACCACCGCCGAGATGGCCCGGGAACGGGCCGAGCAGCAGGGGATCAGCATGAACCAGTACATCGAACGGCTCGTCCAGCAGGACATGGGCGAGGCCGGGCGCCTCTTCGTGGACACCGCGGCCCAGTTCATGAAGGAGTACGAGACGGCCTTCCTGGCCGAGTTCGCCGAGCCGGGCGCCCAGGATGTGCGCCGTTGA
- a CDS encoding taurine dioxygenase, which translates to MTAFELHKVGGRIGAEITGLDLAQPLDEQTVTALNEALVAHKALFFRGQHLDDEGQTRFAANFGPLTTAHPTVPSLDGQPNVLAVDSEDGGRANQWHTDVTFVRTPPKASTLRSLVVPPYGGNTLIANTQTAYRDLPEQLREFADRLWAVHTNDYDYAQGKELDDAEAERRRVFTARTYRTAHPVVRVHPESGERGLFIGGFAERILGLPTAASHDLLRTLQSYVTRPENVVRWRWAVGDVVLFDNRSTQHYAPDDYDDLPRRLHRVTVAGDVPVGVSGEPGYIVEGDDAAHYTG; encoded by the coding sequence ATGACCGCGTTCGAGCTCCACAAGGTCGGCGGCCGGATCGGCGCCGAGATCACCGGCCTCGACCTCGCCCAGCCGCTCGACGAGCAGACCGTCACCGCGCTCAACGAGGCCCTGGTCGCCCACAAGGCGCTGTTCTTCCGCGGCCAGCACCTCGACGACGAGGGCCAGACCCGCTTCGCCGCCAACTTCGGCCCGCTCACCACCGCCCACCCGACCGTGCCCTCGCTCGACGGACAGCCCAACGTCCTCGCCGTCGACAGCGAGGACGGCGGCCGCGCCAACCAGTGGCACACCGACGTCACCTTCGTCCGCACCCCGCCCAAGGCGTCCACGCTGCGCAGCCTGGTCGTCCCGCCCTACGGCGGCAACACCCTCATCGCCAACACCCAGACCGCCTACCGTGACCTCCCCGAGCAGCTGCGGGAGTTCGCCGACCGGCTATGGGCCGTCCACACCAACGACTACGACTACGCCCAGGGCAAGGAGCTCGACGACGCCGAGGCCGAGCGCCGCCGGGTCTTCACCGCCCGCACCTACCGCACCGCCCACCCGGTGGTCCGCGTCCACCCCGAGAGCGGCGAACGCGGCCTGTTCATCGGCGGATTCGCCGAGCGCATCCTCGGCCTGCCCACCGCCGCCTCGCACGACCTGCTGCGCACCCTCCAGTCGTACGTCACCCGGCCGGAGAACGTGGTCCGCTGGCGCTGGGCGGTCGGCGACGTCGTGCTCTTCGACAACCGCTCCACCCAGCACTACGCGCCGGACGACTACGACGACCTGCCGCGCCGCCTGCACCGCGTCACCGTCGCCGGCGACGTGCCGGTCGGCGTCAGCGGCGAGCCCGGCTACATCGTCGAGGGCGACGACGCCGCGCACTACACCGGCTGA
- a CDS encoding trk system potassium uptake protein TrkA — protein MHIVIMGCGRVGSALARALEKQGHSVAVVDQDPTAFRRLGAGFNGRRVTGVGFDQDTLREAGIEEAGAFAAVSSGDNSNIIAARVARENFGVENVAARIYDPRRAEVYQRLGIPTVATVRWTADQMLRRLLPSGAEPLWQDPSGSIQLAEVAYAPSWVGHKLSVLEEAAGVRVAFLTRLGEGVLPAPQMVVQEGDLLHVTLRRSELDAVEAAFAKGPEEGGH, from the coding sequence GTGCACATCGTCATCATGGGCTGCGGGCGCGTGGGCTCGGCCCTCGCGAGAGCCCTGGAGAAACAAGGTCACTCGGTGGCCGTGGTGGACCAGGACCCGACGGCGTTCCGCCGTCTCGGCGCCGGGTTCAACGGCCGGAGGGTGACCGGCGTCGGCTTCGACCAGGACACCCTGCGCGAGGCGGGCATCGAGGAGGCGGGCGCCTTCGCCGCCGTCTCCAGCGGTGACAACTCCAACATCATCGCGGCCCGGGTCGCCCGCGAGAACTTCGGCGTCGAGAACGTCGCCGCCCGGATCTACGACCCCCGCCGCGCCGAGGTCTACCAGCGCCTGGGCATCCCGACCGTCGCCACCGTCCGCTGGACGGCCGACCAGATGCTGCGCCGGCTGCTGCCGAGCGGTGCCGAACCGCTCTGGCAGGACCCGAGCGGCAGCATCCAGCTCGCCGAGGTCGCGTACGCGCCGAGCTGGGTCGGGCACAAGCTGAGCGTGCTGGAGGAGGCCGCCGGAGTGCGGGTGGCGTTCCTCACCCGGCTCGGCGAGGGCGTGCTGCCCGCGCCGCAGATGGTCGTCCAGGAGGGCGACCTGCTGCACGTGACCCTGCGCCGGAGCGAGCTGGACGCGGTCGAGGCCGCGTTCGCAAAGGGCCCCGAGGAGGGTGGTCACTGA
- a CDS encoding NTE family protein, protein MTDQRSLVLGGGGLAGIAWLTGLLAGFEAEGVAVAATADQVVGTSAGATVAGQLASGLPLAELYRRQSEAALQNAELTPDPATVAALTAAWGKLVEESVDPVELRRAVCDLALAAETVPEAARREVVAARLPHHEWPARPLTLVAVDADTAEVELFDRAAGVGLVDAVAASCAVPGIWPPVTLGGSRYVDGGVRSSVNADLATGARVLVLAPMPDEALTAQVTELEGRGAGVLAVTPDEESAAAFGVNPLDPAVRTPAAAAGLAQGRQIAGRVREVWGR, encoded by the coding sequence ATGACGGACCAGAGGTCGCTGGTGCTCGGTGGTGGCGGGCTGGCGGGGATCGCGTGGCTGACCGGGTTGTTGGCAGGCTTCGAGGCCGAGGGCGTCGCGGTGGCGGCCACGGCGGACCAGGTGGTGGGAACGTCGGCGGGCGCCACCGTGGCAGGCCAGTTGGCGAGCGGTCTGCCGTTGGCCGAGCTGTACCGCCGGCAGAGCGAAGCGGCGCTGCAGAACGCCGAGTTGACGCCCGACCCGGCCACGGTGGCGGCACTGACCGCGGCTTGGGGCAAGCTCGTCGAGGAGTCCGTCGACCCGGTCGAACTCCGCCGGGCGGTCTGCGACTTGGCGCTGGCCGCGGAGACGGTGCCCGAGGCGGCCCGCCGTGAGGTGGTCGCGGCGCGCCTGCCGCACCACGAGTGGCCGGCCCGGCCGCTCACCCTGGTGGCGGTGGACGCCGACACGGCCGAGGTCGAACTCTTCGACCGGGCGGCCGGGGTGGGTCTGGTGGACGCGGTGGCGGCCAGTTGCGCCGTCCCCGGGATCTGGCCGCCGGTGACCCTCGGCGGTTCGCGGTACGTGGACGGCGGTGTCCGCAGCTCGGTCAACGCCGATCTCGCCACGGGCGCCCGGGTACTGGTGCTGGCCCCGATGCCGGACGAGGCGCTGACCGCCCAGGTCACGGAGCTGGAGGGCCGCGGTGCGGGGGTGCTGGCGGTGACCCCGGACGAGGAGTCCGCGGCGGCCTTCGGCGTCAATCCGCTGGACCCGGCCGTCCGGACGCCCGCCGCCGCGGCCGGCCTCGCCCAGGGCCGCCAGATCGCCGGGCGGGTCCGCGAGGTGTGGGGGCGCTGA
- a CDS encoding ATP-dependent DNA helicase RecG (manually curated): MLNRLTSSTEELEAEELRQDTAESGCTPIASCGDREVVTVAGTLRTVTIRPRAGVPALEAELFDGSDALDVVWLGRRSIVGIEPGRRLIASGRISHARGRRVLFNPRYELRPVGHGSESA, from the coding sequence ATGCTGAACCGGCTGACCTCCTCCACCGAGGAGTTGGAGGCCGAGGAGCTGCGCCAGGACACCGCCGAGTCGGGGTGCACCCCGATCGCCAGCTGCGGGGACCGTGAGGTGGTCACCGTGGCCGGGACGCTGCGCACAGTGACGATCCGCCCGCGGGCGGGCGTGCCGGCCCTGGAGGCCGAACTCTTCGACGGCAGCGACGCGCTGGACGTGGTCTGGCTCGGCCGCCGCTCGATCGTGGGCATAGAACCGGGCCGGCGGCTCATCGCCTCCGGTCGGATCAGCCATGCACGCGGGCGCCGCGTGCTGTTCAACCCCCGCTACGAGCTGCGTCCGGTTGGACACGGGAGCGAATCAGCGTGA
- a CDS encoding tRNA/tmRNA/rRNA uracil-C5-methylase (TrmA/RlmC/RlmD family), with protein sequence MTRNNPPRSGGSAGRSGRSGGRPGQVAHPRWSNRSARPAATDREGYTAQTAPLAPREEAPAADEQTTAQGRGTGRKDERPRKQTVNPPKALRTGGPQAKAAKPKSAAKSAPKSSRPKAVQLKVPSGDPLVGERYEVEVGPVAHGGHCVARYEGRVLFVRHTLPGERVIAEVTEGTTTSRFLRADAVEVLEPAKERIAAPCPFSGPGKCGGCDWQHVTPGGQRKLKSQVLTEQLAKLAGLSPAEAGWDGSVEPVGGKLPAGEVPAWRTRVQYTVDPETGRAGLRKHRSHDVQPVDRCLIAAEGVTELGVESREWQGVAAIEAIAATGSSDRQVILRPRPGEQLPLVELDRPVSISRVDEQELFHRVHGRTFVRERAAGRTWRVSEGGFWQIHPQAPDTLVDAVLEGLDPQWGEMALDLYCGVGLFAGALADRVGEDGAVLGIESSKQSVADARHNLAALENVRIECDRVETLLPRTGITATDLIVLDPPRAGAGRETVAHLVGLEARRIAYVACDPAALARDLAFFREGGYRPVSLRAFDLFPMTHHFECVAILEPTGEGSGAGFGAGFGEDG encoded by the coding sequence GTGACCCGCAACAACCCGCCCCGCTCGGGCGGCTCCGCAGGCCGCTCCGGCCGCTCCGGCGGCCGCCCGGGCCAGGTGGCTCACCCCCGATGGAGCAACCGGTCCGCGCGTCCGGCGGCCACCGACCGCGAGGGCTACACCGCCCAGACCGCACCCCTGGCCCCGCGCGAGGAGGCGCCCGCGGCGGACGAGCAGACCACCGCGCAGGGCCGCGGTACGGGCAGGAAGGACGAGCGTCCGCGCAAGCAGACCGTCAACCCGCCGAAGGCGCTGCGCACCGGCGGGCCACAGGCGAAGGCCGCCAAGCCCAAGTCGGCCGCCAAGTCGGCCCCGAAGTCGAGCCGGCCGAAGGCCGTGCAGCTGAAGGTGCCGAGCGGTGATCCGCTGGTCGGCGAGCGGTACGAGGTCGAGGTCGGCCCGGTCGCGCACGGCGGCCACTGCGTCGCCCGCTACGAGGGCCGGGTGCTGTTCGTCCGGCACACCCTGCCCGGCGAGCGGGTGATCGCCGAGGTCACCGAGGGCACCACCACCTCCCGCTTCCTGCGGGCCGACGCGGTGGAGGTCCTGGAGCCCGCGAAGGAGCGCATCGCCGCGCCCTGCCCGTTCTCCGGCCCCGGCAAGTGCGGCGGCTGCGACTGGCAGCACGTCACGCCCGGCGGCCAGCGCAAGCTGAAGTCGCAGGTGCTCACCGAGCAGCTCGCCAAGCTCGCCGGCCTCAGCCCGGCCGAGGCCGGCTGGGACGGCTCGGTGGAGCCGGTCGGCGGAAAGCTCCCGGCCGGCGAGGTGCCCGCCTGGCGTACCCGCGTGCAGTACACCGTCGACCCGGAGACCGGGCGGGCCGGGCTGCGCAAGCACCGCTCGCACGACGTCCAGCCGGTCGACCGCTGCCTGATCGCCGCCGAGGGCGTCACCGAACTCGGCGTCGAGTCCCGGGAGTGGCAGGGCGTGGCCGCCATCGAGGCGATCGCCGCGACCGGCTCCTCCGACCGCCAGGTCATCCTGCGCCCCCGCCCGGGCGAGCAGCTGCCGCTGGTCGAGCTCGACCGGCCGGTGTCCATCTCCCGGGTGGACGAGCAGGAGCTCTTCCACCGGGTGCACGGCCGGACCTTCGTCCGCGAGCGGGCGGCCGGCCGCACCTGGCGGGTCTCCGAGGGCGGCTTCTGGCAGATCCACCCGCAGGCGCCGGACACCCTGGTCGACGCGGTGCTGGAGGGCCTCGACCCGCAGTGGGGCGAGATGGCCCTCGACCTGTACTGCGGCGTTGGCCTCTTCGCCGGCGCGCTCGCGGACCGGGTCGGCGAGGACGGCGCGGTGCTCGGCATCGAGTCGTCCAAGCAGTCCGTGGCCGACGCCCGGCACAACCTGGCCGCGCTGGAGAACGTCCGGATCGAGTGCGACCGGGTGGAGACCCTGCTGCCGCGCACCGGCATCACCGCCACCGACCTGATCGTGCTCGACCCGCCGCGGGCCGGCGCCGGCCGCGAGACCGTCGCGCACCTGGTCGGCCTGGAGGCCCGCCGGATCGCGTACGTGGCCTGCGACCCGGCCGCGCTCGCCCGCGACCTGGCGTTCTTCCGCGAGGGCGGCTACCGGCCGGTCTCGCTGCGGGCCTTCGACCTGTTCCCGATGACCCATCACTTCGAGTGCGTGGCCATCCTGGAGCCCACCGGCGAGGGCTCGGGCGCGGGCTTCGGCGCGGGCTTCGGCGAGGACGGGTAA